A stretch of DNA from Perca fluviatilis chromosome 15, GENO_Pfluv_1.0, whole genome shotgun sequence:
TATAGGCTATAAGACACATCTCCTGTCTGTTCTGCACCTCGCTTGTTACACAGTGACGAGCCCCATTAAAAGCCCGATCCATGGGATGTCAGACCTCCACATGCCTTCCCCTCCCCCTGACCACCTGTGTGGCTGGTATTCTTTTCACTCCATGGCAAAGACAGACAGGTTTATTTCAGGGCCTGTGTGGCGCAAGCTTTGTGTGTTGAATAAACAACATGGTTTCTAAAATAGGCTATACTTCAAGGAGGTTCGTGGTGGGAGGAAGGTGTAGAAAATGCTGATTGGGAGAAGATCAAAAGATGCTTTTCGTCGCACACGGTCAACTGATCGTCGCACATAGCTAACTGCATATCTATATTCTGTGGTCTATTTATAACCAGCAGGAGCAGTGCAAGCAAGAAGCGGTATCACTGTTTGCATTCCAAGATAATTTTTAAGTCTTGTATCAGAAAAATCTCTGTGCTAAACATAATCCTTTTTTACACTCATGATCAGAAAGACACCATTGTATGGAAAAACAATCATCTCAAATATGTGCTGAACTAGACCTACTTGTTTTTCAAAGGTGGTAACATTTAGATCTGATGTAAGAGGAATGCTGTGACATGGGACTCCATGAGTTCACTTATCCTCAGAGTGTCAGTCATTTTTATTCTCTTGTAGATACACTGTCACATTCACATTATTCAAAATACCCCCTTATCCCTAATGTGATTGAAGATTTGACATTAAAAGATAAGATAAGTGTAATGTAAGAGCTTTTAAATGgatgttttaaatgttgtaaATGTATTAGGCTATCCTCGGATTCTAATCTCCCCTATTTGCTTtgggaattatttttttatttgcctgGCAAATACTGTAACTTCATTAATTTCACTGAGATTTCCCTTCTGTGAACTGCAGCTGGTAGACAAAGAAACAGCAACGCTTGTTCAATATAAACACAATGGTTCTACAAAAGATATTaccttttacttttacattttactaTATGCAAATTTGAGGAGTCTGTAGTTCTGATTAAAGAGAGGATAATTGATGCAAGCCTACACCTCCTGAGTCAGGACCTGCTAAGTCCTtcaaaaaccccccccccacacacacacacattttttttttttttttttttatttttttttttttttttttcttcctctcgcGCTTACTACTACTTAcaaccaaccacacacacacacacacaaacaaacagttaATTTAGCCACCTTAGGTCTCAGAGCAATCCTGTGCACTTGTGTCAACATACACACAGTTGTCAGAGGTGTTGTATGTAATATTGTGTCCAGGGGAGACTGTAATAACAATACAACCTTCATGAAGTAGGATTTATTGCAGAGCTGTTGTGTTGGAATGCAATAAttttagctaggtgtacctaataaactgacAACTGAGTGCACTTGGCACATAAAATTAATTCTGATTATATTAATTTATTCTCATCTATACCTACAGTATATACTTATTTCCAGTatgccaaaagtaaaaggactTATATGCAGTATGGCAAATTTCAGAAGTGTATATATTATAATACTGGATTTTAATTAGTGATGCATTATTGTGTACATTTATGTTGTAGCTGGTAAAGATAGGGCTAATTGTAAACACAGaatctataataatatataattatttatagGCGAATCTGCAAAGTATCTAAAGCTGTCAAAGAGCGAGAAAGAACGGAAGAACCTGCGCATGCGTACTGGatttaaaatattattaaaaggGCCAATGGCTGATGGAAAAAGCAATTAATTTACTCCAGATACCCAAACAAGACCAGTTTTATTCTGAAGAGCTGCTAATAAGTAGCTATATCGTTTTCAGGGTTTTAATTTAAAGACAGATATGGACACTTCTTAAATGTGGTTTAAACGAAACCGGAAGTTGTTGGCAGTGTATCCTCTCGGCTCGGTAGTGATGACACACATCAGCAGCATCAGCTTCTTCCAGAAGTTTCCTCGTACTGTTTTTCAGCTCGGCGACAACACACGGACAGTCCTGTATGAccacattgttttattttgtgcgGTTTAAGTTAACTGACATTCTTTCTCCTCGTCTCAGTTGTCTACGGACTGTGATAAGTGAGGGAAGCTAACCTTGACCGTTAGCTAACTAGCAGTAACTGTCCGCAGCAGTGACAGCTGAGGCGGCGGCGGTGGTGGAGCGGGCTAACCCGGCCCACAAACGGGACATCCTGATGCACTCAACAGAAACTGAAGCATCTGTGCTGAAAATGTCTTTATGAAGTCGAAGAAGAAGTGAGCGGTTATTGACATGGGTAAAGATTACTACAAAGTGCTAGGAATAGCCAAAGGGGCCTCTGAAGATGAGATAAAAAAGGCGTACAGAAAACAGGCCCTGCGCTATCATCCCGATAAAAACAAGTCTCCCGGATCAGAAGATAAATTCAAGGAGATTGCTGAAGCCTACGATGTTCTCAGTGATGCCAAGAAAAAGGACATTTATGATCGCTTTGGAGAAGAAGGTAACTGAACACTTCTCCCCACAACTTGCATGTGGTGTAGCTAGTTTGTACCAGCAACGTTACTTTACTTCTCTTCTCTTTAGCCTTTAACTAGCTATGACTTTCCTATACAGGCCTGGAACTCATTTTTTGCACCTTGCTTTGCACTTAAGCACTGCTGTACTTCTTTTATCATGTCGTATTTTACTAGATTTTATCCATTCTatgtattctattttttttttttactttatttttattattatcattcaGTGGGTGTTATTTGTCATCTTAATTCCCATTAATTATGTCTGTCTATTATTTTCATGTAAGGCACTCATGTAATGTtgattgtaatttatttattgtaaaacactttaatatacatttcttgtatgaaaggtgctaaacaaatacagttacattattacattttcatacaACTTGTGATGTTATACTCTTCAGCAAACCATTCATTTGCACTTCATTTGAGTCTGTTAGATGTAGCCTGGTTGATGCATTAATGCATCCTCCTAATCGGTTATTGCTGTTTCTGGCATCTTTCTACACCAGTAACCACACAatgaggaggtgtgtgtgtgtgtgtgtgtgtgttggtgtgtgggtgtgtgtacacAATAGGTGTAACTGGAGAACCTACTGGAAACAACGAGTTCTTGCCTGTCCTGTCAGTCTGTCACTGGAATAATAAGTCTGATTCAACCAGCCCAGATATGCACTGATTTGTGTCTTTTGGCAGGGTTACTGTCTACGTTCTTATGTGCAGGAATAGAGACAGATGTGACTTTTAGGCGTTTTTAAAAAGTAACTTTCATTGCTAGCATCATGATTATTAGTATTCTTGCAACtaattaatattttcttcataggTTTATACATTGGATTTTTGTTGGGATTAAAAATCTACTGGTTAAAATTGAAAACATGCTCATAATTAGCATTTGTTAAATTCTAACTTAAATCCAgcaatatattgtattttttactaGATTGCTGACAACATAGTACAGTTTCATTGGTTTATTCAGAAAAGCTTTAGTAATTAGGATAATTCTCTTTCTGCAGATACTTTCCTACTAGACCCTGACCAATACTGGGTTTATTGAAGcaaattcacattttaaaagtttaaaaagtctTATAACTTTATGCCATCCGATAAtaattttttaacataagcacAATTTTTTGGAaacaatcaaacacacacacttctaacATGCAATTTATTGTTACTTATTATCTGACATTAGCTGAATATATTTGCCATTCTTGTATAGCGTGTAAGCTCTATTTCCTTCTGTTTGGCTCAGGATTAAAGGGTTCTGCTGgcggtggaggtggaggtggaggacaCAGCGGTCAGAGCTACAACTACACTTTCCACGGAGACCCCCATGCAATGTTTACTGAGTTCTTCGGTGGCCGCAGCCCTTTCGATCATTTCTTCGCACAAAATGGGGAGGATGACATGGACATCAACAATCCCTTTGCACCGTTTGGCATGGGAAGAATGCGTGGCATGGACGGGTTTCAAAGATCCTTTAAATCCCACCCAGGAGGCCTTCGCAGACCGCACGAGAAGAAGAAGGACCCATCTGTGATGCACGAGCTGAAGGTGAGCCTGGAGGAGGTCTTCTCGGGCTGCACCAAAAAAATGAAGATTTCCCGCAAGAGACTCAACCCAGACGGCTGCACAGTGCGCAACGAAGACAAGATCTTAACAGTCGACATCAAGCGTGGCTGGAAGGAGGGGACGAAAATCACCTTTCCCAAGGAGGGAGATGAAACTCCCAGCAACATTCCTTCTGACGTGGTGTTTGTAGTTAAAGATAAACCCCACCCGGTGTTCAGAAGAGAGGGCTCGGATATAATCTATCCTGCAAAAATATCACTCCGAGAAGTAAGTGAAAACCCATGTCCCAGTAAATATCACTCAGACATTCATTTTTCGTTTGATGTACACAAAAAATATAGCTTGTTTCAATGATATTTTGCGTAAAGATGTTGATTgtcattctctctctgtcttactCCAGGCGTTGTGCGGATGCACAGTCAACGCCCCGACACTAGACGGCCGGACCATCACTGTGACCTCCAGAGATGTTGTCAAACCTGGAATGAAAAAGCGAATCGCTGGAGAAGGGCTCCCTCTATCCAAGTGCCCCGAGAAGAGGGGCGACATGATCCTGGACTTCACAGTGACATTTCCCGACAAACTGGGCCAAAGCACACGAGATGCACTCAAGCAGATCCTTCCACCATGACATGAAATGATAGAAGTTTGCCCCAAAAATCCAGCAACACAGTCCCCTGTGCAGTTTAGCTTGGACGATTGAGGCTCAGGGCAGATTTGGTATTCAGCTGTTTAATTTTACCATCTGAATACCAAATCCATTTTCTTACCCAGC
This window harbors:
- the dnajb1a gene encoding dnaJ homolog subfamily B member 1a, translating into MGKDYYKVLGIAKGASEDEIKKAYRKQALRYHPDKNKSPGSEDKFKEIAEAYDVLSDAKKKDIYDRFGEEGLKGSAGGGGGGGGHSGQSYNYTFHGDPHAMFTEFFGGRSPFDHFFAQNGEDDMDINNPFAPFGMGRMRGMDGFQRSFKSHPGGLRRPHEKKKDPSVMHELKVSLEEVFSGCTKKMKISRKRLNPDGCTVRNEDKILTVDIKRGWKEGTKITFPKEGDETPSNIPSDVVFVVKDKPHPVFRREGSDIIYPAKISLREALCGCTVNAPTLDGRTITVTSRDVVKPGMKKRIAGEGLPLSKCPEKRGDMILDFTVTFPDKLGQSTRDALKQILPP